The following proteins are encoded in a genomic region of Comamonas resistens:
- a CDS encoding YwqG family protein: MDLKTLEKHLDASPLLQAHKPYFLNLAQPTVAIRLGKAGGEALQSRFGGQPMVPAGFAWPEHPDGHYLFVGQINFADLPEGPDRPAGLPGSGLLSLFYGFDEDDAIFWRDEDYLKAFYWPDIGDMHEIQAPHRWVTDSLALQFENCIDLPRHEELRQDWPVDFDELHDWFGALEENGDLPRDYLLGRPSWDSLGYDPTPDLEEYPSSSHWRSLLTLQSHQEFNWCWQDGARLMAFIEDDKLRANDFSRLQVDCG, from the coding sequence ATGGACCTCAAAACACTGGAAAAGCACCTGGATGCCTCCCCCCTGCTGCAGGCCCACAAACCGTATTTCCTGAATCTGGCCCAGCCAACCGTTGCCATTCGGCTGGGCAAGGCCGGGGGCGAGGCCTTGCAAAGCCGCTTCGGTGGTCAGCCCATGGTGCCTGCAGGCTTTGCCTGGCCCGAGCACCCGGACGGCCACTATCTGTTTGTTGGGCAGATCAACTTTGCCGACCTGCCCGAGGGCCCGGATCGGCCGGCAGGGCTGCCCGGCAGCGGCCTGCTGTCGCTGTTCTACGGCTTTGACGAGGACGACGCCATATTCTGGCGCGACGAGGACTACCTCAAGGCTTTCTACTGGCCGGACATTGGCGATATGCATGAAATCCAGGCCCCCCACCGCTGGGTCACGGACAGCCTTGCGTTGCAATTCGAGAACTGCATCGACCTTCCTCGCCATGAAGAATTGCGCCAGGACTGGCCCGTGGATTTCGACGAACTCCATGACTGGTTTGGCGCACTCGAAGAAAACGGCGATCTGCCGCGCGACTATCTGCTGGGGCGCCCCTCCTGGGACAGCCTGGGCTACGACCCCACGCCTGATCTGGAGGAATATCCGAGCAGCTCGCACTGGCGCTCGCTGCTGACGCTGCAATCGCACCAAGAGTTCAACTGGTGCTGGCAGGACGGTGCGCGGCTCATGGCCTTTATCGAGGATGACAAGCTGCGCGCCAATGACTTCAGCCGCCTGCAGGTGGACTGCGGCTGA
- a CDS encoding efflux MFS transporter permease has translation MSQAAAQAPGGNVPNPGAASSPPGSPAAAAPASASTPAIPQGPVILLRRPPDWAEHEKPALPGSPAMLQHESWVRVCYGLIAVLIGLTGGLGNALFTANLPTIQGQMGLTSVESAWLTGAYVMFNMTANLLVYKFRQQFGMRLFAEIGLGAYAALSVLHLVLGSYQSLIGLRAASGLVAATCSSLGTLYMLQAAPRTYVLKMLVIGVGVGQLATSLAWVLSPSLLYNSEWHNLYLFEAGLALLSFAAVVLLKLPPGLYIKTFEKLDFVTFSLMVPGLGLLIAVLVQGYSRWWLDSPSLAWMLVGAIALLSIALYIEHHRANPMFHTRWFAQMPTIRFVIGAILLRFLTAEQSYGVVGLMRTLGMTSDQMQPLFMVILLGTLIGVALSAITFGVPHMGKQIVAAIALFAVAAFLDHHRTSVDRPSDFFFSQFLLAVGAGIFMGPLMLTGVIQGLKYGANHMLTAVVTISMTQAMGGLLGSALLSTYQTHRQQVYSVALVAQLDPTDPVVAERLKIQNQIYGRVTPDPVMRANQGTLQLQQIVRREANVRAYNDVFMLTAAIALLYLLWSLGASARVRQAAALVRAMTRQSGNQVAAAAATDGTPQRAPTVAAEPSASGQPEQEHEKERVTVVVQSGQTDAYGDVEEGSQSDAAGARRTVVIEGAKARDLSAAAKAAEAQEQSVLASRDPLQDNPQALELEAELEQELEKKAQQAESDAEPETQTRSRTPRQ, from the coding sequence ATGAGCCAAGCTGCAGCACAGGCCCCGGGGGGCAATGTTCCAAACCCAGGCGCAGCTTCCAGCCCACCCGGCAGTCCAGCCGCAGCAGCGCCGGCTTCTGCCTCCACCCCCGCCATCCCTCAGGGGCCGGTCATCTTGCTGCGCCGCCCGCCCGACTGGGCCGAGCACGAGAAACCCGCCTTGCCTGGCTCGCCGGCCATGTTGCAGCACGAGTCCTGGGTGCGGGTCTGCTATGGCTTGATTGCCGTGCTGATCGGCTTGACCGGCGGTCTGGGCAATGCCCTGTTCACCGCCAACCTGCCCACGATTCAGGGGCAGATGGGCCTGACATCGGTAGAGTCTGCCTGGCTGACAGGTGCCTATGTCATGTTCAATATGACGGCCAATCTGCTGGTCTACAAATTCCGCCAGCAGTTCGGCATGCGGCTGTTTGCCGAGATTGGCCTCGGTGCCTATGCGGCGCTCAGCGTGCTGCATCTGGTGCTGGGCAGCTACCAGAGTCTGATTGGGTTGCGTGCAGCCAGCGGGCTGGTGGCGGCGACCTGCTCCTCTTTGGGCACCCTGTACATGCTGCAGGCTGCGCCGCGCACCTATGTGCTCAAGATGCTGGTGATAGGTGTGGGCGTGGGCCAGTTGGCCACGTCGCTGGCCTGGGTGCTGTCGCCCAGCCTGCTCTACAACAGCGAGTGGCACAACCTCTATCTGTTTGAAGCCGGGCTGGCGCTGCTGTCGTTTGCCGCCGTGGTGCTGCTCAAGCTGCCGCCCGGCCTCTATATCAAGACCTTCGAGAAGCTGGACTTCGTCACCTTCAGCCTCATGGTGCCGGGCCTGGGTCTGCTGATTGCCGTGCTGGTGCAAGGCTACTCGCGCTGGTGGCTGGATTCGCCCAGCCTGGCCTGGATGCTGGTGGGAGCCATAGCGCTGCTCAGCATCGCGCTCTATATCGAGCACCACCGTGCCAACCCCATGTTCCACACGCGCTGGTTTGCGCAGATGCCGACCATACGCTTTGTGATCGGGGCCATCCTGCTGCGCTTTTTGACGGCCGAGCAAAGCTACGGCGTGGTGGGGCTGATGCGCACCCTGGGCATGACCTCCGATCAGATGCAGCCGCTGTTCATGGTGATTCTGCTTGGAACCCTGATTGGTGTTGCGTTGTCTGCCATCACCTTTGGTGTGCCGCATATGGGCAAACAGATCGTGGCAGCGATTGCGCTGTTTGCGGTGGCGGCATTTCTCGACCATCACCGCACCAGTGTGGACAGGCCGTCGGACTTTTTCTTCAGCCAGTTTCTGCTGGCCGTGGGGGCCGGCATTTTCATGGGTCCCTTGATGTTGACAGGCGTGATTCAGGGCTTGAAGTACGGCGCCAACCACATGCTCACGGCCGTGGTCACCATCTCCATGACGCAGGCCATGGGCGGCTTGCTGGGCTCGGCCTTGCTCAGCACCTATCAGACGCACCGCCAGCAGGTGTACTCGGTGGCGCTGGTTGCGCAGCTGGACCCGACCGACCCCGTGGTGGCGGAGCGGCTCAAGATACAGAACCAGATCTACGGCAGGGTGACGCCCGACCCTGTCATGCGTGCCAACCAGGGCACGCTGCAGCTGCAGCAGATCGTGCGGCGCGAAGCCAATGTGCGCGCCTACAACGATGTATTCATGCTGACGGCCGCCATTGCGCTGCTCTACCTGCTGTGGAGTCTGGGCGCATCGGCGCGCGTGCGCCAGGCTGCAGCCCTGGTGCGGGCGATGACGCGGCAAAGCGGCAATCAGGTGGCAGCGGCTGCCGCGACTGACGGCACGCCCCAGCGTGCGCCAACGGTGGCGGCCGAGCCCTCGGCGAGCGGTCAGCCTGAGCAGGAGCATGAGAAAGAGCGTGTAACCGTGGTGGTGCAGTCCGGCCAAACCGATGCCTATGGCGATGTGGAAGAGGGCAGCCAGTCCGACGCTGCCGGGGCACGCCGCACCGTGGTGATCGAAGGCGCGAAGGCGCGCGATCTTTCGGCGGCTGCCAAGGCTGCCGAAGCGCAGGAGCAGTCCGTGCTGGCCAGCCGCGACCCGCTGCAGGACAACCCACAGGCTTTGGAGCTTGAGGCGGAGCTGGAGCAGGAACTGGAAAAGAAAGCCCAGCAGGCCGAGTCGGATGCGGAACCAGAGACGCAGACCCGCTCCCGGACACCCAGGCAATGA
- a CDS encoding ribosomal protein L7/L12 gives MRHTEKVQPMPTQIPPEILKHWQSGHKIEAIKQLREQCGLGLKEAKDLLEASDEPGFIQSEASDHAQTEAMQQLREQLEKLGMKDATQLLDQLNQANASGGSSFTSIKTRSTTINGKTTSSVTVSGDHAEAIEMLMSGAAAVPAEVRAKVEDAMARGSKVEAIKLLREATGLGLAQAKDHIDAAMDGIALDWQNLQRQSVRASAPSSFQPGTPSPGEVPRGQGWFLWLLVLVLGTIGLWYYFKMP, from the coding sequence ATGCGTCACACAGAGAAAGTGCAGCCCATGCCCACACAGATTCCGCCAGAGATACTCAAACACTGGCAAAGCGGCCACAAGATCGAAGCCATCAAACAGCTGCGCGAGCAATGCGGGCTGGGCCTGAAAGAAGCCAAGGACCTGCTGGAGGCCAGCGATGAGCCGGGCTTTATCCAGTCCGAAGCATCGGATCACGCCCAGACCGAAGCCATGCAGCAGCTGCGCGAACAATTGGAAAAGCTGGGCATGAAGGACGCCACACAGCTGCTGGATCAGCTGAACCAGGCCAATGCCTCGGGAGGTAGCTCCTTCACCTCCATCAAGACCCGCAGCACCACCATCAATGGCAAGACCACCAGCTCCGTCACCGTGAGTGGCGACCATGCCGAAGCGATAGAGATGCTGATGTCCGGCGCCGCCGCGGTACCCGCGGAGGTCAGAGCCAAGGTGGAAGATGCCATGGCGCGCGGCAGCAAGGTCGAGGCCATCAAGCTGCTGCGCGAGGCCACGGGCCTGGGGCTGGCTCAGGCCAAGGACCATATCGACGCAGCGATGGACGGCATTGCGCTGGACTGGCAGAACCTGCAGCGGCAATCGGTGCGGGCCAGCGCACCCAGCAGCTTCCAACCTGGAACACCATCGCCGGGCGAAGTGCCCAGAGGTCAAGGCTGGTTTCTGTGGCTGCTGGTACTGGTACTCGGGACCATCGGCCTCTGGTATTACTTCAAGATGCCTTGA
- a CDS encoding TetR/AcrR family transcriptional regulator, whose translation MSTPRPSSVERRAQLLDAADAVFAEHGVTAPLDLIVERAQVGRATLYRQFPDRRAIMLALLERSVEKTRAAAAAWHDDDEAFFKLLTMVAERIAFSATLVDYWRTVDRGDEEIRHARQQMWQVFEEPMKRAMAKGLCKEVLNAKDLSLVFGMLGGALRGETPAQRKQLARRALQIILDGIKA comes from the coding sequence ATGTCCACCCCACGCCCCTCATCCGTTGAACGCCGCGCCCAGTTGCTGGATGCGGCCGATGCCGTTTTTGCCGAACATGGGGTAACGGCGCCGCTGGACCTGATCGTCGAGCGGGCCCAGGTCGGTCGCGCCACGCTGTATCGGCAGTTCCCCGACCGCAGGGCCATCATGCTGGCCCTGCTGGAGCGTTCGGTGGAAAAAACCCGTGCAGCGGCCGCTGCCTGGCATGACGACGACGAGGCCTTCTTCAAGCTGCTGACCATGGTGGCGGAACGCATTGCCTTCTCAGCCACGCTGGTGGATTACTGGCGCACGGTGGATAGGGGCGATGAAGAAATCCGCCATGCGCGCCAGCAGATGTGGCAGGTCTTCGAAGAGCCCATGAAACGTGCCATGGCCAAGGGCCTGTGCAAGGAGGTGCTCAATGCCAAGGACCTGTCCCTGGTCTTTGGCATGCTGGGCGGTGCGCTGCGCGGTGAAACGCCCGCACAGCGCAAGCAACTGGCACGTCGCGCCCTGCAAATCATTCTGGATGGAATCAAGGCCTGA
- a CDS encoding HlyD family secretion protein: MSDSQKTSSAAAPAPAPASTSAAALPPTPKKIKPSLRSVLIMMVVALAGILLVLRAWNLWPFSNSVVTTDNAYVRGAVTVLAPQVNGYVTEVLVKDYEQVKAGQPLVRIDSRTYEAAVAQAQAQLANAQAQLANSDQTQAQNRATLGASRAGLAAVQAEAERSQAELKRVQELAERGSVSLNERDKVRATARLAATNVAKAQADIDINQEKIKATTVGRDSLKAQVQMAEAQLRQAQINLDNTVVHAPSDGQVSEVSVRKGQYVAAGTQLMYVVPPTFWVVANYKETQTAHVQIGQAVSFSVDALGGTHLKGHVLEIAPATGSEFSVLKADNATGNFTKVVQRLPIKIAIDEGQPEAARLRPGMSVIVRLDTAQKIEQPAQSRKGTEANLAEEPAAAMAPAAAVSTAAVSTAAVSTAAEQAKP; this comes from the coding sequence ATGAGCGACAGTCAAAAAACATCCTCCGCCGCAGCACCGGCTCCAGCGCCCGCATCCACATCGGCAGCGGCTTTGCCGCCTACACCCAAGAAAATCAAGCCCTCGCTGCGCAGCGTGCTCATCATGATGGTAGTGGCGCTGGCCGGCATCTTGCTGGTGCTGCGTGCCTGGAACCTCTGGCCCTTCAGCAACTCCGTCGTGACCACCGACAACGCCTATGTGCGCGGTGCCGTCACCGTGCTGGCGCCCCAGGTCAACGGCTATGTGACCGAGGTGCTGGTCAAGGACTATGAACAGGTCAAGGCCGGCCAGCCCCTGGTGCGCATCGATAGCCGCACTTATGAAGCTGCCGTGGCCCAGGCCCAGGCCCAGCTGGCCAATGCCCAGGCGCAACTGGCCAATTCCGACCAGACCCAGGCCCAGAACCGCGCCACGCTGGGCGCCAGCCGAGCGGGTCTGGCGGCAGTGCAGGCCGAGGCCGAGCGCTCCCAGGCCGAGCTCAAGCGCGTGCAGGAACTGGCCGAGCGTGGCTCCGTGTCTCTGAACGAGCGCGACAAGGTGCGCGCCACCGCGCGCCTGGCCGCCACCAATGTGGCCAAGGCTCAGGCCGATATCGACATCAACCAGGAAAAGATCAAGGCCACGACCGTGGGCCGCGATTCGCTGAAGGCCCAGGTACAGATGGCCGAGGCCCAGCTGCGCCAGGCCCAGATCAATCTGGACAACACCGTGGTCCATGCGCCCAGCGACGGCCAGGTCAGCGAGGTTTCGGTGCGCAAGGGGCAGTATGTGGCGGCAGGCACCCAGCTCATGTATGTGGTGCCGCCCACTTTCTGGGTGGTGGCCAATTACAAGGAAACCCAGACCGCCCATGTGCAGATCGGCCAGGCCGTGAGCTTCAGCGTGGATGCGCTGGGCGGTACCCATCTCAAGGGTCATGTGCTGGAGATTGCACCGGCCACGGGTTCGGAGTTCAGCGTGCTCAAGGCCGATAACGCCACCGGCAATTTCACCAAGGTGGTGCAGCGCCTGCCCATCAAGATTGCCATTGACGAAGGCCAGCCCGAGGCTGCGCGCCTGCGCCCCGGCATGTCGGTTATCGTGCGCCTCGATACGGCGCAAAAAATAGAGCAGCCTGCGCAGTCACGCAAAGGGACAGAGGCCAATCTGGCTGAGGAACCAGCGGCTGCCATGGCACCGGCTGCCGCAGTATCGACTGCCGCAGTATCGACTGCCGCAGTATCGACCGCCGCAGAACAGGCCAAACCATGA
- a CDS encoding efflux transporter outer membrane subunit: MKPRMNAWMLRIVPLAAAMLLTGCSVPSLSHAPDTAQAAVPERWSQLVDSGDDDVKAPAVQAQWWQAFGDVQLSRWVELALQRNNDVLTAMARVDEARANLDMAGSGAMPQVSLSAPGSANRSLSARTGQMVHVRSAQPVLQASWELDLWNRLGSLSQAAQQRLQASQADNDAVRLTVAATTAQAYIGLRSLQAQLAVAQFTVKSREDAVRLLGDQVRVGYISQLQLSQALAELESVRQSVQQLSLAQERQRIALMQLVGGVGDEQAQALMQRTLDGASSVMPRQLGTQVLDRIELPRMPAAGLPSALLERRPDIARARLQLAASDSNLAAQRAAFLPQVSLSANFGSLLINALDYNPARVWSLGGSILAPLFTGGRLQGQFDAASAQRDQAAYAYRGVVIKAFGDVETALVSTQQLQSQWQHARQRETVLTSTLGFAKDRYEAGYASYLEELDAQRNLFAAQQDVLRLRQSQLENAVALYQALGGGWQPGGEVNPDSKP; this comes from the coding sequence ATGAAGCCGCGTATGAATGCCTGGATGCTGCGCATCGTGCCCCTGGCCGCAGCAATGCTGTTGACCGGCTGCAGCGTGCCCAGCCTGAGCCATGCACCAGATACTGCCCAGGCGGCAGTGCCAGAGCGCTGGAGCCAGCTCGTCGATAGCGGTGATGACGATGTGAAAGCCCCCGCCGTGCAGGCGCAATGGTGGCAAGCCTTTGGCGATGTACAGCTGAGCCGCTGGGTGGAGCTGGCACTGCAACGCAACAACGATGTGCTCACGGCCATGGCGCGTGTCGATGAAGCCAGAGCCAATCTGGACATGGCTGGCTCGGGCGCCATGCCCCAGGTATCGCTGAGCGCACCGGGTTCGGCCAACCGCAGCCTGAGCGCAAGAACCGGGCAGATGGTGCATGTGCGTTCGGCCCAGCCGGTGCTGCAGGCCAGCTGGGAGCTGGATCTGTGGAATAGATTGGGCTCGTTGAGCCAGGCTGCACAGCAGCGCCTGCAGGCCAGCCAGGCCGATAACGACGCCGTGCGCTTGACGGTGGCTGCCACCACGGCTCAGGCTTATATCGGCCTGCGTTCCTTGCAGGCACAGCTGGCCGTGGCTCAGTTCACCGTCAAGTCGCGCGAAGATGCCGTGCGCCTGCTCGGTGATCAGGTACGCGTGGGCTATATCTCGCAGCTGCAGCTGAGTCAGGCACTGGCCGAGCTGGAAAGTGTCAGGCAATCGGTGCAGCAGCTGTCATTGGCGCAGGAGCGCCAGCGCATTGCACTTATGCAACTGGTGGGCGGTGTGGGCGACGAGCAGGCCCAGGCACTGATGCAGCGCACGCTGGACGGAGCCTCTTCGGTCATGCCCCGGCAACTGGGGACGCAGGTGCTCGATCGCATTGAACTGCCCCGCATGCCTGCAGCCGGCCTGCCTTCTGCCTTGCTGGAGCGCCGCCCCGATATTGCCCGTGCTCGTTTGCAACTGGCCGCCAGCGACAGCAATCTTGCGGCCCAGAGAGCGGCCTTCTTGCCCCAGGTCAGCCTCAGTGCCAATTTCGGCAGTCTGCTCATCAATGCGCTGGACTACAACCCCGCGCGGGTCTGGTCGCTGGGCGGCAGCATTCTGGCGCCGCTGTTCACCGGCGGGCGCCTGCAGGGGCAGTTCGATGCCGCGAGCGCCCAGCGCGATCAGGCGGCCTATGCCTATCGCGGCGTGGTCATCAAGGCCTTTGGCGATGTGGAAACCGCACTGGTCAGCACCCAGCAGCTGCAATCCCAATGGCAGCATGCCAGGCAGCGTGAAACAGTGCTGACGAGCACCCTGGGCTTTGCCAAGGACCGCTACGAAGCCGGTTACGCCAGCTATCTGGAGGAACTCGATGCGCAGCGCAATCTGTTTGCCGCCCAGCAGGACGTGCTGCGCCTGCGCCAGAGCCAGCTGGAAAATGCCGTGGCGCTGTACCAGGCGCTGGGCGGGGGCTGGCAGCCGGGCGGGGAAGTCAATCCGGATTCCAAACCCTGA
- a CDS encoding RluA family pseudouridine synthase produces MHNSHDPKVLPVRDGVSPSCVVLPSQGQGLLIDFLCERLPAVGRDDWMRRMVAGEVVSEQGHKAGPHALFTPGLRYYYYRELAAEPAIPFEAEVIYRDEHLLVADKPHFLPVVPAGQYLQNTLLVRLKREFDLPELSPIHRIDRDTAGLVVFSVQRATRGIYQGLFRDRAIHKVYEAVAPYRADLAFPREHASRMEESGHFFRMHEVAGVPNSRTAMEIIEHNRQWARYRLLPVSGKRHQLRVHMAALGLPLKGDAFYPVVNDPEPGDYSNPLQLLARSLAFDDPLTGLPREFISRRSLQALPVSA; encoded by the coding sequence ATGCACAACTCCCACGATCCCAAGGTCCTGCCCGTACGCGATGGCGTCAGCCCCAGTTGCGTGGTGCTGCCCAGTCAGGGCCAGGGTTTGCTGATCGACTTTCTCTGCGAGCGCCTGCCAGCCGTTGGCCGTGATGACTGGATGCGGCGCATGGTCGCAGGAGAGGTGGTCAGCGAGCAGGGGCACAAGGCAGGGCCGCATGCGCTGTTCACGCCGGGGCTGCGCTATTACTACTACCGCGAACTGGCAGCGGAGCCGGCCATCCCTTTCGAGGCCGAAGTCATCTACCGCGACGAGCATCTGCTGGTGGCCGACAAGCCGCATTTTCTGCCCGTGGTGCCTGCGGGCCAGTACTTGCAGAACACGCTGCTGGTGCGGCTCAAGCGTGAGTTCGATCTGCCCGAGCTCTCGCCCATTCATCGCATAGACCGCGATACGGCGGGGCTGGTGGTGTTTTCGGTGCAGCGTGCCACGCGGGGCATTTACCAGGGGCTGTTTCGGGACAGGGCGATTCACAAGGTCTACGAAGCCGTGGCGCCGTATCGCGCCGATCTGGCGTTTCCGCGCGAGCACGCCAGCCGCATGGAGGAAAGCGGGCATTTCTTTCGCATGCACGAAGTGGCGGGAGTGCCCAACAGCCGCACGGCCATGGAGATCATCGAGCACAACCGGCAGTGGGCGCGCTACCGGCTGCTGCCGGTGTCGGGCAAGCGCCATCAACTGAGGGTGCATATGGCGGCTCTGGGCCTGCCGCTCAAGGGCGATGCCTTTTACCCCGTGGTCAACGATCCGGAGCCTGGCGACTATTCCAATCCGCTGCAGCTGCTGGCGCGCAGCCTGGCTTTTGACGATCCGCTGACCGGCCTGCCGCGCGAGTTCATCAGCCGACGCAGCCTGCAAGCACTGCCAGTCAGCGCATAG
- a CDS encoding type 1 glutamine amidotransferase: MKPVAILQHEAAQGPGILLDHLRQQDIPHVLLDPCAQGSAPANARDYRGIIVLGSNHCANEQLRWIENERCLLQSALQHDVPVLGHCFGAQMLARAMGARVWRNPCPNIGWSEVRITSRAQQLMDLPAQATLFNWHYDTFEIPQGASRTMYAQHCLNKGFVRGRHWAFQGHLEVTEASVRQWCSEGRSELQRASGPAVQSETQILAQLQPRVAQLHAMALRTYRAWTDQLDHQMSVSLGQPSEILSRFRLKSTDYLRMQL; this comes from the coding sequence ATGAAACCAGTCGCCATCCTCCAGCATGAAGCCGCGCAAGGCCCGGGCATTCTGCTCGATCACCTGCGCCAGCAAGACATCCCTCATGTGCTGCTGGACCCTTGTGCCCAAGGCTCGGCCCCGGCCAATGCCCGCGACTACCGCGGCATCATCGTGTTGGGCAGCAATCACTGCGCCAATGAACAGCTGCGCTGGATCGAGAACGAACGCTGCCTGCTGCAAAGCGCGCTGCAGCACGATGTGCCCGTGCTCGGCCACTGCTTTGGCGCACAAATGCTGGCCCGCGCCATGGGTGCGCGCGTCTGGCGCAACCCCTGCCCCAATATCGGCTGGAGTGAGGTCCGGATCACCTCCCGCGCCCAGCAACTGATGGATTTGCCCGCACAAGCCACTCTTTTCAACTGGCACTACGACACCTTTGAAATCCCGCAAGGCGCCAGCCGCACCATGTACGCTCAGCACTGCCTGAACAAGGGCTTTGTCCGTGGCCGCCACTGGGCGTTTCAGGGCCACCTGGAAGTCACCGAAGCCAGCGTGCGCCAGTGGTGTAGCGAAGGCCGAAGCGAACTTCAGCGGGCCAGCGGCCCCGCGGTGCAAAGCGAGACGCAGATTCTGGCCCAGTTGCAGCCGCGCGTCGCCCAGCTGCATGCCATGGCTTTGCGTACCTATCGGGCCTGGACCGATCAGCTTGATCACCAGATGTCGGTGTCGCTTGGCCAGCCCTCGGAAATTTTGAGCCGATTCCGTCTCAAATCCACTGACTATCTGCGCATGCAGCTATGA